The region TGTCGCGGTCCGGGTACCGCTACCAGTGGATCGCGCGGGAGGGAGGAGGATGAAGAGCTGAAGGTCCGCCTGCGGGCGATCGCCGGGGATGAGGTGATGGCCACGGCGCTGCTGGACCGTCTTCTGCA is a window of Candidatus Acetothermia bacterium DNA encoding:
- a CDS encoding ATP-binding protein — translated: CRGPGTATSGSRGREEDEELKVRLRAIAGDEVMATALLDRLLHRCHVLSIKGRSYRLRDLEGRLK